The Ketobacter sp. MCCC 1A13808 genome includes a window with the following:
- a CDS encoding LysM peptidoglycan-binding domain-containing protein: MSSVINPWTSWSALSSLLFCLHIVGCSTALQSDQQATQYTPESELVIDRSTPDGVEEFDYTGYLGPEFSIPSPLSALPLGSDQDPALEGVPSIWSVYRKNTILNLQQDNPRIKVQRDWYAKNQSYLDRVTVRAEPYLYYILEQSIKRGIPSELALLPVVESAFDPFAYSHGRAAGIWQFIPGTGRAYGLHQTWWYEGRRDIVAATDAAMNYLQALNKQFDGDWMLALASYNSGGGTVRKAMRKNKAQGKPTDFWALDLPKETREYVPKLIAIAQIFKSPKRYGVTLIDYAYQPFFEEVDIGAQLDLALAAKMAGISIEELYRLNPGFNKWATDPEGPHHLLVPVDNAQQMRDALVKLPPEKRVEWDRYTIKRGDSILSISKAHHITPALLKQINQLSSNTIRAGKTLLIPQSSQPLTSYSLSQDQRLNEKLNRTISGKRKLTYRVGKGDSFWTISRRYGVNTQSLAKWNGMAPGDTLVAGRKLVIWQETKVSADKMSEQRQRKIHYRARSGDSYARIANRFNISLRELKRWNQVDFKKYLQPGDMLTLYIDVANAP; the protein is encoded by the coding sequence TTGAGTTCTGTCATTAATCCCTGGACGTCGTGGTCTGCTTTGTCTTCATTATTATTTTGTCTACATATAGTGGGTTGCTCCACCGCATTGCAAAGTGATCAACAAGCCACGCAGTACACGCCTGAAAGCGAGCTTGTTATAGATCGCTCTACCCCGGATGGCGTAGAAGAATTCGACTATACCGGATATCTGGGCCCAGAATTCTCCATACCTTCTCCCCTTTCTGCATTGCCGCTGGGTTCGGACCAGGATCCGGCGCTGGAAGGCGTACCCTCAATCTGGAGCGTGTATCGCAAAAACACCATTTTGAATCTGCAGCAGGACAACCCAAGAATCAAAGTCCAGCGCGATTGGTATGCAAAAAACCAAAGTTATCTTGATCGTGTGACGGTACGGGCTGAGCCCTATCTCTATTACATTCTGGAGCAATCCATCAAACGCGGCATCCCCAGTGAACTTGCCCTGCTTCCCGTCGTTGAAAGTGCATTCGATCCATTTGCCTATTCACACGGACGTGCAGCCGGCATCTGGCAATTTATTCCCGGTACCGGGCGCGCTTACGGCTTACACCAAACCTGGTGGTACGAAGGCCGCCGTGACATTGTGGCTGCCACCGATGCTGCAATGAATTACCTGCAAGCACTGAACAAACAGTTTGATGGTGACTGGATGTTGGCTCTGGCGTCCTATAACTCCGGAGGCGGTACGGTGCGCAAAGCCATGCGAAAGAATAAAGCCCAGGGAAAACCGACTGACTTTTGGGCATTGGATCTGCCGAAAGAAACAAGAGAGTATGTGCCGAAGCTTATTGCAATCGCCCAGATCTTCAAATCGCCGAAGCGTTACGGCGTTACGTTAATTGATTACGCATATCAACCCTTCTTTGAAGAAGTTGATATCGGAGCGCAGCTGGACTTAGCGTTAGCCGCCAAAATGGCCGGCATCAGCATTGAAGAACTGTATCGCCTTAATCCAGGCTTTAACAAATGGGCAACGGACCCTGAAGGCCCCCACCATTTGCTGGTTCCAGTAGACAATGCACAACAGATGAGAGATGCATTAGTTAAACTGCCGCCGGAAAAACGGGTTGAATGGGATCGATACACTATCAAGCGTGGCGACTCCATCCTGTCCATTTCGAAAGCACACCATATTACCCCAGCTCTGCTGAAACAGATTAATCAACTCAGCTCGAATACGATCAGGGCCGGTAAAACACTGCTTATACCGCAATCCTCTCAGCCACTGACCAGCTATAGTCTTAGCCAGGACCAGCGCCTGAACGAGAAGCTCAATCGCACGATTTCCGGCAAGCGAAAACTAACTTACAGAGTGGGCAAAGGGGATAGTTTCTGGACCATATCACGACGCTATGGCGTCAATACCCAAAGCCTCGCGAAATGGAACGGCATGGCCCCCGGCGACACGCTGGTTGCGGGTCGCAAACTGGTTATCTGGCAGGAGACCAAGGTATCGGCGGACAAGATGAGCGAACAACGACAACGAAAAATACATTATCGTGCCCGCTCCGGGGATTCGTATGCCCGTATTGCGAACCGGTTCAATATATCGCTACGGGAGCTAAAACGCTGGAACCAGGTAGATTTCAAAAAATATCTCCAGCCCGGCGACATGTTGACACTGTATATTGACGTTGCTAACGCCCCCTGA